The Leishmania panamensis strain MHOM/PA/94/PSC-1 chromosome 23 sequence DNA window ACCTTCACGGAGCAGCGCAAGGGCTACGATGCGGTACGCAAGTACTGCGGAGCGCTCgttcagcgcctccagcacgcacttctgctgcagcgtgttgCGCTTCACTGGGCCTCAATCGAGAAGCGCTCTGGTAACACCGCACAGGCGCATCTTATCCTTGACGCGTGCGGGGACAGCCAGGACCCGTCCACGGAGCATGGAGAGGTCTACTGGAGGCTGTGGGAGTCTCTCTGCACAAGTGTGGAGGAGTTTGAGAAGGTGGCTCGGCGTCGTCAGCAGGCCTCAATGCGCTTCGGCAAGCGCGAAAGTACGAAGGGGTCAGGGTAAAGTTTGGCATATACGTCGCTGTACGGCTCCGCGTGAGCTGCCGCTTCCACGACGCAGCTTTGCTGGTTGTTTGGCTTGCCGTACGGTTTCCCTGGGCAGTAAAGAGGAGACAGAAGAAGGCCTAATGAGAGTCTGATCTGACGCTCTTTCTCATGCGTGACTGTGTAGATAGGTGGTCCTTCtcgctcccttcccctcctccctatTCCTGCAATGCTCGCGCACTGGGCCATCTGTGTCGAAGGTGTGCTTACTGTCGAGCGTACCTTGTTGCGCTGTGGTGCAGCGGTCGTGGTTAGTTTCTGCTGTTGTGTGAATACAGCGGACCCTGATTATCCCGGCTACCTCACCGTGGTATCTCAGGGCCCAGTAGCCACTGTGTGTGGGGAATCCAAGCAGCCTGCAACAGCCTGCCCCCGGGTATGCCGTTGTGTGGAGTCTTGGCGCCGGCGAACATGTGTGGGCTAGCGCTGTGCTAAAGAGCCGTGCGGTCATGATTGTGCTGGGACCCGTTCCCTACACGTTCTGTTGGCAGTTCAACACAAGTATGCGTGCTCTGACCGTTTTTCTACTTGTGCTGCGTTGCGGTGATGCTCAGACTCGTGCTGAGCCGTGGCTGCCCTGTTTGACGTGGAGTTGCAGTGGACCAAGCGACGCCCTTCATTGTTTCTAGGCGCAGCTCCATGACCGAGCCGTAgtgtggcggaggcgggTGAGCTGTGGCAATATGCGAGTGCTTGTTGAGTTGCTCGCAATGGAGTAATGTGTTGAAGAACAgtggtcgctgctgcagcgcgtcgtATGTGAACGAACGAGTGAGGGGGGCACATTGTCCACCTTTTCGTGGGGTGACGAGGGCAGAGGCGGGAGCAATGTCGCTTGCCAaggtgcgagtgtgtgttgttgtgtgtgccacACACCGcgttccctctcccccatttTTGCAGGAGCCATTTCTACAGAGCACATCTGCTCTGCCAGCAGCCGTGTGCCTGTGATGGATCCGTGCGTACTGCCGCGTGATGCTCCGCGCTGCCCCCTCACCCTTCCCACTGACTCCCTCTTTCCATACACCTTTATAGgccttttgtttctctaTGCACTTCGCCACGTTGGCGCGCTACTAGCGCTGGCAGGCTCGCTTTCCCCTACTGGCCCAGAAGTCGTCCTGCGCTTCCGTTTTGCTCTGCCACTGAGGGGCACgtgcacggcggcagcacaccTTTTTTGCGCTCCCCAGCCTTCGTGCCCCCCCCTTACTGCGTCTTTCCATTCATGGGCTACATGCCGCGGCAGTCCTACTGGAGTCTCGGCGTTGCGAGACACAGTGAGTTCGGGGTCACAGCGGCCACTAGGACCGTCAATAAGGGGGAATGGGACGTAGTAAAGCGCGCCTCTGTTCTTCATCGTAATTTACCGTTTCCCCTTTCTCACCTCGTACGCCGTAGCTCTTTGATTTCCCTGGAGAGACCACGCAGCAGAAATTCTCCTCATCTGCATCTCACCTGGGGTCGTTAGAACTCCGCGTTGGGGACGAGTCGGCTCGCAGTTTACTTATTGGTCTCCAAAGAACTCTTCGCAATGTATACGAAATTGCACGTGCGCTGCTCATGTTGGACTTGCCCCTACATGACGTGACGTTCTACCGCATAGTGCGTAAGCATGTTGACACGACAGAGCTGTCCATGACGGTCCACATTCGGCAGTTGGGTCTTGAAGAGAATACGCTCTTCATTGTGAGACATCAAGCTCATTGCACAAGGCCTGTGCCGGCCAGTGGGTAGGGATGACCAGTAAGGTGAGATACTTTCGTTTTCTCTACAGGAGGATGCCGGGGCGACAGATGCTTCAACGGGAAGGCACTCTAGGTCTGACGCGCTTGTATCTCAGAGCGGCACCCCCACTGTTGTGGGCGACAGTGTGGCcagaggtggcagcagccCTGCACCGATAGAAGAAGGTCGTGCGTCTACGATGCGCTTGCTCTTTCTCATAAGAAGCACTATGCCGTACGGCGTCTTAATCCCCCTTGTTGTCCTTGGCGTACGCACGTGGAAGAGAGTCAGAGAGCAGCTACGACAACATCACCGAGTGGCGTAGCTGCTTGCGCTGATCCTGCTGCAACTGGCTGTGTCGCTGTCCTTGCCTCCGCCGAAGAAGATTCGGCGCTTTTCCTTGCCTTTTTCAAAGGTGCGCCGCGAAGTTGTGCTCTAGCATCGCCATCGCGCCAAGCTCTTAACTGACGCTTTGGAGATGCAGCTGTGCGGGAGGTCTACGAAGCATTCCACTGCTCGCCGGATTCGATAGGCGAGACGGGCTCAATATGGACCAACTTGATGACTCGCTGGCGTGGCGCATTctaccgctgcggcaggccaGTCGACTTCTCTGTATGTTCTACTCTTCGCACGAGATTCAGCTTCTGAAGACAGCCCTATTgggacagctgcagcggcttctATCGGCGTTGACGTGGCTCTGGTTGAGGAACCCAGCCGATCCGGAGCAGGCGAAGTTTTTTTCCACCTCCACGGGCTATGCTCAGCTCGGTTCGCTCACAAGCGCTGACGTTCTCCTGATCGACAGCTTTGCGGCGATAGAGGTGGAGAGTGCGTGCACAGCgttggagagggagggtgggtAGGGGgctgcacacccacacacacaatggtCATTTTCCATCTACATTGAGGTGAACGTGGGCCTATCTCGCCGCGGCAGTGCTGACAGGGGGCGACGGAAGCTCCGGTGTGGGCACATGACGTGTTCGAACTCTACAGCTAGTGTGAGGTAACGCTCGCGAGGGATACGCTACTACCGACTTCGAGGAAGTGCGTAGGGCACCACACGCTGTCAACGCCCGACACAAGTGACGCCCAGTCACTGCAGTCACCGCCCTCTTATCTTCATCTGTTTCTCTATGCGCCCCACGCCCAGTTCAGCTACGAAGGAGTATGAGTGATGTGCGAGAGGCCTGCATCGAAGGAGGTTCTCctgttttcttcctcttctcgtgaTTGGGTAGCTTCAGAAGCGGTTCTGCTACTGTCGGCCAAGGTGGCACAGTGAGGGCAGACCACCGATACACACTTCTGTTCTCCACTTTCCACCTCCTGTAGGCATTGCACTCAGCTATGAGGccagggaggtgggggaaggCAGTTCAAACCTGCCTGGCGAAGAGGCGGCACTGCGGAAGCTTTCAGTGTATTTTGACTCAAAGAGTGCCACTGCTTTGCTCCGccaccctttcctctccctttgtttccctctacccctccctcagtttttttcctttccagttgccgctgcgcctgctgcccaTCAACGCACCGGGAGCACCGTTCCCTGCCTGCGAGCCTCTCCACTCTCAGCGGGCATCGACGCTCGTCTGCTTTTTCTGGGTGTGGGAGTGTCTCTCTGTAGGCAGCCGCTGTCACACCTGTCGCTCTTCGCCAGGGTTGAGCAGCGATGTGGGCTCTGACTTCCCGGCCAATTTATAGCacagaggcactgcagctgatgGAGCGTTACAAGGTGCACAATGCGCTACAGAGCAACCGGTGGCTTCTGCCACGGCACCTGCCCTTGTTTGCCGTTCGACCTCTCTACCCGGCACAACTGGTGCTGCCGACCAGCAGCGTGATTCAGCTTCCCCTCTGCGCCGTTCCCTTCTGTTCGCTGCCAACCTGGAGGAAGCGGGAGATTCTCAGCTTGTACCCACCGCCCTCCACGCCTCCGGGCTCGTGCTTATTTCTTGATAGTAGCGGGTCTGACACGCGATGGCGTCCAGCCTCCATGTCGGAGTGCTTTGATGCGGCATTTGTGCGCAGTGATTCCCCGGCATCTCACCAACACTTGCTGTGCGCCGCTGACTGCGCCGCGGGCGGGACGTttgcggaggaggtgacggtgcTCAACGCTCAAGAGACGAACAATCCTTTTTTGGTCGACGCTGACCTCACGCACCGCAATCTACTCGATAAAGTGGCGTTTCAGCACTCTATCGGCAGCTCGCTGACCACCATCGCATCACAGTTCCGCTACACATCATTTGACTGGGTCGAGGTgacagcggtggctgccgccggtctgcgcgtgtgtgccaaCGCAGAGCCACATCTCGTCAGCTGCGCCGATGAGCTGAGAGTGGTACACATCTCGCAGCTGCCGTCCCAGCGCCAGGAGGAACTTGTGGCCGCAATCCCGCGCCAAATTCTCATCAAGAGCATGGCATTTTCGTATGTCTTCTACCACAAGCGCTGGCGATATCACAAGCTCATGGGGCTGACGAGTCCGCTGCTCCATCGCCACATTCCATGCTGCGGCACCCCACAAGCACAAGCCTTGCAACCGCTTCTTTGGATTGCCGTGGACCAAAACATGGAGTTCCACGGTACCGTGACGAAGCGTGAGCGTCACTTACCCAGACGGTTCTACAACTCGCAACAACTCGAACTAGACGCGTGCGCTTTCCCAAGTAACCGATAAAAGTGACGCGGCACGAAGAGCAAATGGCCGACAGGAGACAGCGTGGAGAGAGCAGTGGCGATTTCGTTCTCTCAGTGCAACTCATCTCTTCCGTGAGAAGCATCATTTATCGCTTCTCTTGAGTATTCAAgttctctctgtgcaccgTCAAGGCATCGCCCCTACGGCTGCTTGTTACGCTGTCGTTACACACTAGCCAGGGCTTACCCATATTATTGCCTCTactctgtgtgtgcctgcgcttCACATGctcatctccctccctttaCTCCCTGCTTGCTGGAGTTCTGCCATCATCGTCCGAAGATTGCCTTAtcttttctcgcttctgTGTATGCtcgctgtgctgctcgcattatctgctctctccttcttaaTCTGCTCAGGTGTTGAACGTGACGCCATCATTGCTTTCAGTGTAGCGACAAAGCATCCGCATGAGGCGTGCACTGGCGCACCGCCACAGTACGCAAGCGCGAAGTTTGGAGATCGTGTCTGTAGGGTGGCGATGATGGCAAGACAACATCTGTGAGGTTGTGCACATTTGCCTAGTGCGCCGCCCGGAGTTGGACGTTAAGCAAAGGTGCACGTCACGTGACTGATTGCTTTTAACCGCTCGTGGGTGTACACTGCCTCATCCTCTACCTTGCTACGGCCTGCCtctcgcagctcctctgcctcgctcGGTGTGTACCTTGTCCACCTACCTTTCAGCGTTTGGGTGCACTGTGCCTGGTGTCACTCTCAGCTACTTCACTTCTACTTCTTCCCTCCTGGAAACAACATACatcctttcccccttcctcagcGATCAAccacacctccaccaccaagTGCTTCAGCAGAATCATTCCTCGGGTAGCGACTGCGCTCTCACTCTTTCACTGAGGCTTACATGAACGAaagcggctgcgctgctctgctctTCGCAACCCCTGCCTCGCATATTGGCAACGGCGAGAGCGCAAGACAGTGCAGCGAGGTGTCCTTAGGTGCCGCCATAGTCTGCAAGATGGCCCTGGTCACGTTGCTTAATGTACTGCACAAACCTCCGCATCTGCGCACATCCTGGAACTGAAAAGAAGCCCCGTGCACGATGCGTCGACGGCACTCGCGTTTGACGCTTTACTGGCTCACTGACAAGGAGTGGTTTCTCGGCGAGGAGGAATGTGTGCGACCGTCGTCTGGGTGGAGGTCGTTTCTGAGCACTGTCCGGGAGGGCACACTGTCGCTGGCGTCTGAGCATCTGTTCTTCGACGATGGCAGCCCGAACATCGTTATTTTCCCACTGTCGAGGGTGGTGGATGCCGTCGTGCAGCTCTGTGATGCGCACATTGCCGTAACCTTCACGTGTAAGAATGCACTGCAGCGCGAAGTGCTTGTGCCGCCAAGCGGAATTCACTCCGTTCCTGGGATCTGCAGTCCATACCCCAACAAGGAGGCGTGGGTGTTTCACTTTGCCCGCACGTCTGAGTGGGTCGCAGAGTCCCTCCGCAGTCTCTTCACCCGGCATCACATCGAGGACGTGTTGTCACGCCGTGAGGTTGCCTTGCAGAATGTGTCCTCCGCTGTCAGCTTCTGCGCGCGGCGTCAGTTCCCAATGCGCGAGCAGAGGGGCGTTCTCTACATTGGCGATGTCGACGTTGCCTTTCAGCCGCTCTTCCCTTTGCCGCCGCACGGTGTAGTGAGGTTGGACCGTCAGCAGTGCCGGCACACCTTCGCTCGGTGGATCATCTTCGAAGCGGTGGGGCTGGACGTGTACACGTCCGAGTCACCTGAGGCCACTCCCGCACTGTCGCTTATCTTCAACAACCCTCGCGAAAGAGACCAGGCTATGCATCTACTTGCTGAGCGCCTTGGGGTTCCGCCTTACCGTGTCTCCATCCACGCTGTTGTAGATGCGTGGAGGCACCGCTCCATATCCAGTTACGAGTATCTCTTGCACCTGAACAAGTGGGCGTCCCGGTGCGCAAACGACGTCTTCCAGTACCCCATCTTTCCTTGGGTAATTGCCGACTACACATCGCCTCAGCTGGACTTTTCTCAGCCGTCCACCTTCCGAGACTTGAGCAAGCCAATAGGGGCCCTCTCCCCGTCGAGGCTCACCCTTCTCCAGGAGCGAGCTGAGTTCCTgcgggaggcagaggagacggCATACTTGTACTCCACGCACTACTCTTCTGCAGCTATCGTCGCCTACTATCTTGTTCGCCCGCACCCAGAGTTTCAGCTGAGTCTACAAGGCGGCACACTAGATGTGCCGGAGCGCATTATGGAATCTATTCCACAGCTTTGGCGCAGCGTCACCACAAACTCGAGCAACTTCCGTGAACTCATCCCACAGTTCTTCAACGAGGACTTCGCAGCGCTACACGgaccccctcttcttcctctcggTTTGCACACAGACGGATCTCCGGTGGCCGCGTTTGTTAAGCTGCCTCCGTGGGCGGCTAGCAGCGAGGACTTTGTACGGCAACATCGGTCCGCTCTCGAGAGCGATAttgtctctgcctctctccacttATGGATTGACCTCGTTTTTGGCATTGCGCAGACCGGGGATAAGGCGCGGGCCGCGGATAACTTGTTTCACCCCTTCTCGTACCCGCAGTGTGGCAGGCAGTTGAGCGTACCTGGCCTGCACCTCTCATCTCGCGAGTACGCAAGAGAGTTCGGGAACGTGCCCATTCAACTCTTCGCTGATGCACATCCGCCGCGCGCGAAGACAGTGCATGCTCTTGTGTTCACCGCGGAAGCATCAGAGGCGTGTGGCTGCGCGAGCGATCATGCCAACGAAGAGCGGATCTTGCGCATGATGGAAGAGCTGCACCTCATAGACGACACAGCCGACACCGTGATCGACTCGGTGGACGGAGATGACGACGGCACCCACGGGCTGCCCACCCACGCGGCAGTTCTCACCATCGTCTCTACTATCTCTCTGGATTGCCGATCGGCCCGTTTCGTCACACTCGGCTACACGCAAGACAACTCACCCGCATtggagacggcagcgctgcttgttGTCGGCAGTGATCAGCGCATAGCAATGCTACTCGACGTCGTGACGGGTGAGCGCATTCGCTCCTTCCCTGACTTTGATGGCCtcatcactgccaccgccttcTACGACGGCAACGTGTTCGTCTTCACCGAGAGCAGAAGTTGCTACGTTCTGTCACTCACTTCGCACGCGGTGGTGCATTTCACTGCTGAGGTGACGCCTGCCCCTGTGATCTACGCCTGTTTCACATCACAGCTAGTCGTTCTTGCGGACTCGAACGCTCAACTTTCAGGTTGGGCAATGCCGTGCAGAACATCCTCATTGTTGTTTGAGTCACCGCTCTCGTTTACGTGCGAGGCCTCCTCCCGGGTCATGTGCATGGGCCGCTCCGCGGCTGGCGACGTCATTGTTGCCGCTACCGAGCAGTTGGAGATTTTTTTATGTCATGGAGGCACGTGCTGCGAGTGCTTGCTTCAACAGGTGCCTGCGGCGTCAACGGTGCTGCACGCCATGCCGGCAGATAAGCTCACGCGATTCTGGGTGTTCTTTGTCGAGGAGGCCGCTCTATACGATCTTGGTGGCATCCCGCTGAGGCGTATTTCCACCACTCCGGCATCGATCATGACGTGCCCTCAGTTGGTCTCTCAGCTCTACCCGCTCTGCGTGCACATGCACAGCGGAAAACTCGAGGTgtttcagctgctgcagaccGGCAAGCAggccgtgccgctgcagtgcagtcCGCTGCGGTCTCTACAACTTTCGTCCGCAGGCAGCCTCGTCGCCTTTGTAGGCACCACCGTTGTCGATTCCAAGCAGTCGCTCGTCCTCACAATGGCCAGACTGACGGCTCAGTCGATTGTGTGAGGCCTCTGGTTAGGCTTTTCAACGTCACTCTCCGCTCGGCATCATAGGCTGCGTGCAACATTTGTGCGAGTGCTCTTGGCTATGTTTGCTTCTGCAGCGTTGTTTCTTTACTTTATGCGGCCTGCATCAGTGGTGCGTCGAGCAGAATAATTTTTACAGTAACAACACATGTGCAAACAGCACAGCCGcctaccccctctccctgccgcCGTGGATTTGCCTTGTGTAAGCTGGTCTCTCATGGCGGGTACAGCGCACAGAACATTGTGCAGATCGCACACGTATGCCAGCCAGTATGCGATAATTCACTGAAATAAAGGTGGCTACTTTCACTTTTTTGTGTCTTTGATTCCCTCGTCACCGAGGAGGTCACACACATCTTCGTGATATCGGCGCCTGGTACCCACCCTCTGTGAGGACGCCTGGCAGTCTCTCTATCCCACCCAATGCCGAACCGCTTCTGGCAGCGACAGGGTGAGTTACCTATGACGAGAGGGGTCACAGCGGTGTATCattgctgatgtcggcggtcaaGTTTGCAATGACGTTGCATCGGAGCGACCCGTCGCCACAAGCACCTTTGTACATTTTAACAGGCAGAGTGTCGGTCTGACTAGAACGCATTCCACGGGGCTCTCCCTGCCTattgatgtgtgtgtgtgtgtgtgtatgtgcgtgtgggggccTGTGCACCACTCTGAAGGGGATACACCAGATGGCGACCAGCATATAGTGAGAGCGGCGATGAGTAGAGTTTGAGGCAGGACAtgtgctccgatgactgagtcggcgcactgcagcagctcgtgccagcagctgcttcgcaccatgcggtgggcctgtgacaCACCGCGTGGTGCGTGTGAAGCGGTGAAATTTGGCCTCGT harbors:
- a CDS encoding hypothetical protein (TriTrypDB/GeneDB-style sysID: LpmP.23.1840), whose amino-acid sequence is MWALTSRPIYSTEALQLMERYKVHNALQSNRWLLPRHLPLFAVRPLYPAQLVLPTSSVIQLPLCAVPFCSLPTWRKREILSLYPPPSTPPGSCLFLDSSGSDTRWRPASMSECFDAAFVRSDSPASHQHLLCAADCAAGGTFAEEVTVLNAQETNNPFLVDADLTHRNLLDKVAFQHSIGSSLTTIASQFRYTSFDWVEVTAVAAAGLRVCANAEPHLVSCADELRVVHISQLPSQRQEELVAAIPRQILIKSMAFSYVFYHKRWRYHKLMGLTSPLLHRHIPCCGTPQAQALQPLLWIAVDQNMEFHGTVTKRERHLPRRFYNSQQLELDACAFPSNR
- a CDS encoding neutral sphingomyelinase activation associated factor-like protein (TriTrypDB/GeneDB-style sysID: LpmP.23.1850) — protein: MRRRHSRLTLYWLTDKEWFLGEEECVRPSSGWRSFLSTVREGTLSLASEHLFFDDGSPNIVIFPLSRVVDAVVQLCDAHIAVTFTCKNALQREVLVPPSGIHSVPGICSPYPNKEAWVFHFARTSEWVAESLRSLFTRHHIEDVLSRREVALQNVSSAVSFCARRQFPMREQRGVLYIGDVDVAFQPLFPLPPHGVVRLDRQQCRHTFARWIIFEAVGLDVYTSESPEATPALSLIFNNPRERDQAMHLLAERLGVPPYRVSIHAVVDAWRHRSISSYEYLLHLNKWASRCANDVFQYPIFPWVIADYTSPQLDFSQPSTFRDLSKPIGALSPSRLTLLQERAEFLREAEETAYLYSTHYSSAAIVAYYLVRPHPEFQLSLQGGTLDVPERIMESIPQLWRSVTTNSSNFRELIPQFFNEDFAALHGPPLLPLGLHTDGSPVAAFVKLPPWAASSEDFVRQHRSALESDIVSASLHLWIDLVFGIAQTGDKARAADNLFHPFSYPQCGRQLSVPGLHLSSREYAREFGNVPIQLFADAHPPRAKTVHALVFTAEASEACGCASDHANEERILRMMEELHLIDDTADTVIDSVDGDDDGTHGLPTHAAVLTIVSTISLDCRSARFVTLGYTQDNSPALETAALLVVGSDQRIAMLLDVVTGERIRSFPDFDGLITATAFYDGNVFVFTESRSCYVLSLTSHAVVHFTAEVTPAPVIYACFTSQLVVLADSNAQLSGWAMPCRTSSLLFESPLSFTCEASSRVMCMGRSAAGDVIVAATEQLEIFLCHGGTCCECLLQQVPAASTVLHAMPADKLTRFWVFFVEEAALYDLGGIPLRRISTTPASIMTCPQLVSQLYPLCVHMHSGKLEVFQLLQTGKQAVPLQCSPLRSLQLSSAGSLVAFVGTTVVDSKQSLVLTMARLTAQSIV